One window from the genome of Trabulsiella odontotermitis encodes:
- the glpQ gene encoding glycerophosphodiester phosphodiesterase, with the protein MKFTRNSLTIGLLLAGAVSSFTAVAAEAIVIAHRGASGYLPEHTLPAKAMAYAQGADYLEQDLVMTKDNRLVVLHDHYLDRVTDVAERFPNRARKDGRYYAIDFTLDEIKSLKFTEGFDLVNGKKVQVFPGRFPMGKSDFRVHTFEEEIEFVQGLNHSTGKNIGIYPEIKAPWFHHQEGKDIAATTLDVLKKYGYTSKNDKVYLQSFDADELKRIKNELEPKMGMNLNLVQLIAYTDWNETQQKQPDGKWINYSYDWMFKPGAMAQIATYADGIGPDYHMLVAEGSTVGNVKLTEMAKEAHASKMQVHPYTVRADQLPEYTADVNQLYDVLYNQAKVDGVFTDFPDKAVQFLKDKH; encoded by the coding sequence ATGAAATTCACTCGTAATTCACTGACTATCGGCCTGTTGTTGGCCGGTGCGGTCAGCAGCTTCACCGCAGTGGCGGCGGAGGCGATAGTCATCGCCCACCGTGGCGCCAGCGGGTATCTGCCAGAACATACGCTGCCTGCGAAAGCGATGGCTTACGCGCAGGGGGCGGATTATCTCGAGCAGGATCTGGTCATGACCAAAGATAACCGCCTGGTGGTGCTGCATGATCATTACCTCGATCGTGTGACCGATGTTGCCGAACGCTTTCCGAATCGCGCCCGTAAGGACGGGCGTTATTACGCGATCGACTTTACGCTGGACGAAATCAAATCGCTGAAGTTTACCGAAGGGTTTGATCTCGTGAACGGCAAGAAAGTGCAGGTCTTTCCGGGGCGTTTCCCGATGGGGAAATCCGATTTCCGTGTTCATACCTTTGAAGAAGAAATTGAGTTTGTTCAGGGGCTGAACCACTCGACCGGTAAAAACATCGGTATCTACCCGGAAATCAAGGCGCCGTGGTTCCATCATCAGGAAGGCAAGGACATCGCCGCGACGACGCTGGACGTCCTGAAAAAGTACGGTTACACCAGTAAAAACGACAAAGTCTATCTGCAGTCTTTTGATGCCGACGAACTGAAGCGCATCAAAAATGAGCTTGAGCCGAAGATGGGCATGAACCTGAATCTGGTGCAGCTCATCGCCTATACCGACTGGAATGAAACGCAGCAGAAACAGCCGGACGGCAAATGGATTAACTACAGCTACGACTGGATGTTCAAGCCAGGCGCGATGGCGCAGATTGCGACATATGCGGACGGCATTGGCCCGGACTACCACATGCTGGTGGCGGAAGGCTCAACGGTAGGGAATGTGAAACTGACGGAGATGGCGAAAGAGGCGCACGCCAGTAAGATGCAGGTGCATCCGTACACCGTGCGGGCTGACCAGTTGCCGGAATACACTGCCGACGTCAACCAGCTGTATGACGTACTGTACAACCAGGCGAAGGTCGATGGTGTCTTCACCGACTTCCCGGACAAAGCCGTGCAGTTTCTGAAAGATAAACACTAA
- the yfaE gene encoding class I ribonucleotide reductase maintenance protein YfaE, whose amino-acid sequence MSRITLSRSGTQLVCQDEHPSLLATLESHRVEVEYQCREGYCGSCRCRLVAGQVDWLTEPLALINEGEILPCCCRAKGDIEIEM is encoded by the coding sequence ATGAGTCGCATCACCCTGAGCCGGTCTGGCACCCAACTGGTGTGCCAGGACGAGCATCCTTCGCTGCTGGCGACGCTGGAATCGCATCGGGTTGAGGTGGAGTATCAGTGCCGCGAAGGCTACTGCGGTTCCTGCCGCTGTCGTCTGGTCGCCGGGCAGGTCGACTGGCTCACCGAACCGCTGGCGCTGATCAACGAAGGGGAGATTTTGCCCTGCTGTTGCCGGGCAAAAGGCGATATCGAAATCGAGATGTAA